The Leptospira venezuelensis genome contains a region encoding:
- the atpC gene encoding ATP synthase F1 subunit epsilon — protein sequence MAAKLDVSVISPEKLLFHGDADSIVVPGSEGFFGVYPGHTSLVSLLGIGVLEVRQGNKTKIAAIEGGFFEVRDNKVTILTDHGSLKEDIDLAAAQKALEEAEALPASSEKNTLVLKAKTRILAASR from the coding sequence ATGGCAGCCAAGCTAGACGTATCGGTAATCTCTCCAGAGAAACTACTCTTCCACGGCGATGCGGACAGCATCGTCGTGCCTGGAAGCGAAGGGTTTTTCGGAGTGTATCCGGGCCATACATCTCTTGTTTCCCTACTTGGGATCGGCGTGTTGGAAGTCCGACAAGGAAATAAGACCAAGATCGCCGCTATCGAAGGCGGGTTTTTCGAAGTAAGAGACAATAAAGTTACAATTTTGACTGACCACGGTAGCCTGAAGGAAGATATCGACCTTGCTGCCGCTCAAAAAGCCCTAGAAGAAGCGGAAGCTCTTCCTGCCTCCAGCGAGAAAAATACTCTCGTCCTAAAAGCAAAAACCCGAATTTTAGCAGCTTCCCGCTAA
- the atpD gene encoding F0F1 ATP synthase subunit beta has translation MSKGKVKQIIGSVLDIEFESGHLPEIFNALEIDAVVEGKKEKIIAEVQQHIGGSAVRAIALSSTDGLVRGQDVSDTGAPISVPVGDVTLGRIFNVLGEPVDEGAPIQVKERKPIHRAAPSYEDLSPKTEVFETGIKVIDLLAPYIKGGKTGLFGGAGVGKTVLIQELINNIAKQHGGFSVFAGVGERTREGNDLWREMKESGVINKTVLCYGQMNEPPGARLRVALSALTMAEHFRDSIGTDVLLFVDNIFRFSQAGSEVSALLGRMPSAVGYQPTLSTEMGALQERITSTRKGSITSVQAIYVPADDLTDPAPANAFAHLDATTVLSRAISDKGIYPAVDPLDSTSRVMNAEVLGAEHYGVAREVQRILQRYKDLQDIIAILGMDELSEDDKVLVARARKIEKFLSQPFHVAEVFTGSPGKYVKLADTVRSFKELISGNCDHLPEQAFYMVGTIEDAIEKSKNLRA, from the coding sequence ATGAGCAAAGGTAAAGTAAAACAAATCATCGGATCCGTTTTGGATATCGAATTCGAGTCCGGACATCTGCCCGAAATTTTTAACGCGCTTGAAATCGACGCGGTCGTAGAAGGCAAAAAGGAAAAAATTATCGCCGAAGTGCAACAGCATATCGGTGGTAGTGCAGTAAGAGCGATTGCTCTTTCTTCCACTGACGGCTTGGTCCGAGGACAGGATGTTTCTGATACAGGAGCTCCTATCTCCGTTCCAGTTGGGGATGTGACCCTCGGAAGAATTTTTAACGTTCTTGGAGAGCCTGTTGATGAAGGCGCTCCTATCCAAGTGAAAGAGCGTAAACCGATTCACAGAGCGGCTCCAAGTTACGAAGACCTTTCCCCTAAAACGGAAGTATTCGAAACAGGGATCAAGGTTATCGACCTTCTTGCACCTTATATCAAAGGTGGAAAGACCGGACTCTTCGGTGGAGCCGGAGTAGGTAAGACAGTTCTTATCCAAGAGTTGATCAATAATATCGCGAAACAACACGGTGGATTCTCAGTATTCGCTGGTGTTGGCGAAAGAACCAGAGAAGGAAACGACCTCTGGAGAGAGATGAAAGAATCCGGAGTTATCAACAAGACTGTACTTTGTTATGGTCAGATGAATGAGCCTCCTGGTGCTCGTCTTCGTGTTGCTCTTTCTGCTCTTACAATGGCAGAACATTTCCGCGATTCTATCGGAACAGACGTATTACTCTTCGTAGACAATATCTTCCGTTTCTCCCAAGCGGGATCAGAAGTATCGGCTCTACTCGGACGTATGCCTTCTGCAGTAGGATACCAACCAACTCTTTCCACAGAGATGGGTGCTCTTCAAGAGCGTATTACTTCTACTCGTAAGGGATCCATTACTTCCGTTCAGGCGATTTACGTTCCTGCGGACGACTTGACTGACCCTGCTCCTGCTAACGCTTTCGCTCACTTGGATGCAACTACGGTTCTTTCTCGTGCGATTTCTGATAAAGGGATTTATCCTGCGGTTGACCCGCTCGATTCAACTTCCCGCGTGATGAACGCAGAAGTTCTGGGTGCGGAACACTATGGTGTTGCTCGCGAGGTGCAAAGGATTCTTCAGCGTTATAAAGATCTTCAAGATATTATCGCGATCCTTGGTATGGACGAACTTTCTGAGGACGATAAGGTTCTTGTTGCGAGAGCAAGAAAGATCGAGAAATTCCTTTCTCAGCCTTTCCACGTTGCGGAAGTATTCACAGGATCTCCTGGAAAATACGTAAAACTTGCAGATACAGTTCGCTCTTTCAAAGAGTTGATTTCCGGAAATTGCGACCACCTTCCAGAGCAAGCCTTCTACATGGTAGGAACCATAGAAGACGCGATCGAGAAGTCCAAAAACCTGAGAGCATAA